The following coding sequences are from one Saccopteryx bilineata isolate mSacBil1 chromosome 3, mSacBil1_pri_phased_curated, whole genome shotgun sequence window:
- the LOC136329383 gene encoding testis-specific serine/threonine-protein kinase 5-like yields the protein MQGSSRQKLDQRTFRAQVLECRDKGYLLSSKKIGSGAFSKVYLAYATQERIQHNPRLASDLRGKRHTMVAIKIISTAKVPVEFSRKFLPREISSLHATYKHLNVVQLYETYQGSQRCYLVLELADGGDLLQHINAMSARRCCPGLEEKEARRLFRQLVSAVAHCHNSGVVHRDLKCENILLDERGFLKLTDFGFASQLGLKNSLLSTFCGSMAYTAPEILMSKKYSGEQADLWSLGVILYAMVTGKLPFKEHQPHRMILLMRRGPAFPPGLSPECQDLIQALLQLCPRARLGLQQVATHRWMLPAAHMLFRISTAPAESVVASREDSAPPRPLQQLRPLQHQETPKNGSGQVPAPLKACPRQAAGSARPGIRSIAVTNLPPGATFALSHVHHQERAGALPGQLRAGEWIERRPDKPFIP from the exons ATGCAGGGCAGCAGCAGGCAAAAGCTGGACCAGCGAACCTTTAGGGCGCAGGTGCTTGAGTGCAGGGACAAGGGCTACCTGCTCTCCTCTAAGAAGATCGGTTCTGGGGCCTTCTCCAAAGTCTACCTGGCCTACGCCACACAGGAGCGCATTCAGCACAACCCCAGGCTGGCCTCTGACCTGCGAGGCAAGCGCCACACCATG GTGGCGATCAAGATCATCTCCACTGCCAAGGTCCCTGTGGAATTCTCCCGCAAGTTCCTGCCCCGTGAGATCTCATCCCTCCATGCTACCTACAAGCACCTGAATGTG GTGCAGCTGTATGAGACATACCAGGGCAGCCAGCGCTGCTACCTGGTGCTGGAACTGGCGGATGGAGGCGATCTGCTGCAGCACATCAATGCCATGTCGGCCCGCCGTTGCTGCCCGGggctggaggagaaggaagcccGCAGGCTGTTCCGGCAGCTGGTCAGTGCCGTGGCTCACTGCCACAACTCGGGCGTCGTGCACCG GGACCTCAAGTGTGAGAACATCCTACTGGACGAGAGAGGGTTCCTGAAGCTGACTG aCTTTGGCTTCGCCAGCCAGCTGGGGCTCAAGAACTCACTGCTGAGCACCTTCTGCGGCTCCATGGCCTACACGGCCCCCGAGATCCTCATGAGCAAGAAGTACAGTGGGGAGCAGGCCGACCTGTGGAGTCT AGGCGTCATCCTCTATGCCATGGTGACGGGGAAGCTGCCTTTCAAGGAGCACCAGCCCCACCGCATGATCCTCCTGATGCGCCGCGGCCCCGCCTTCCCACCAGGCCTGTCCCCAG AGTGCCAGGATCTGATCCAGGCCCTACTCCAGCTGTGCCCACGAGCTCGCCTGGGCCTGCAGCAGGTGGCCACGCACCGTTGGATGCTGCCTGCTGCACACATGCTCTTCCGCATCAGCACAGCACCAG CAGAGAGCGTGGTGGCATCCAGAGAGGACTCAGCACCCCCAAGGCCACTCCAGCAGCTCCGTCCTCTCCAGCATCAGGAAACCCCCAAGAACGGCTCTGGCCAAGTGCCAGCGCCTCTGAAGGCATGCCCAAGACAGGCTGCGGGCTCTGCCAGGCCAGGGATCCGGAGCATCGCAGTGACCAACCTGCCTCCAGGCGCCACCTTTGCTCTGTCCCACGTTCACCATCAGGAGCGTGCTGGGGCACTACCTGGTCAACTGAGGGCGGGCGAATGGATCGAGAGGAGGCCAGATAAACCGTTTATTCCGTGA